CCACCGCGGGTTTGTCGGTGTGAAGCAGCATGGCGCGGGCCGCCGCCATGGCGAACGAGCCGCCGGACCCCACACCGATCACCCCGTCGTCCGGCTCGACGACGTCGCCGCTTCCGGAAAGAAGCATGAGGTCTCTCCCGTCGGTCACGACCATGAGGGCGTCCAGCCGCCTCAGGATCCTGTCCGTCCTCCAGTCCTTGGCGAGCTCCACCGCGGAGCGCCGCAGATTTCCCCGGAACTCCACCAGCTTGCCCTCGAACTTCTCGAAAAGCGTGAAGGCGTCCGCCGTGGCGCCCGCAAACCCCGCCACGATCCGGTCGTGGTGCAGGCGACGGATCTTGCGGGCGGTGTGCTTCAGGACGGTGTTCCCCACCGTCACCTGCCCGTCCCCGGCCATCGCCACCCGTCCCCCGCGGGAAACCGCGATGATCGTCGTTCCCCGGCTTTCGTTCATGACCTGTCCCTCCCTCTCCCGGGAGGCGCCGCCTTTCGGGAGGAGGCCGGCTTCGCCGCCCTCGGGTGCGCCTCTTCGTAGGCCCTCACCAGGTGGCTCACGTTCACTCTCGCGTAGCGCTGCGTCGTGGAGAGCGAGGCATGCCCCAGCATTTCCTGGATGGCGCGAAGATCGGCGCCCGACTCCAGCAGGTGCGTGGCGAAGGAATGTCGGATCCCGTGGGGGGAGAGATGCCTGCCAAGCCCTGCCCGTTCCAGCGCCTTTTCGAGAATGCGCGCCACGCTGCGCGCCGAGAGCGCTCCCCCCCGCAGGTTCCGGAAGAGCGCGCCCCTCCAATCGGCTTCCTCGCCCCGTCGCCCGGCCCTCCCCGTTCCGGCCAGGTACCCCAATAGGGCCTTCCGCGCCTTCTCCCCCACGGGGACGACCCTCACCTTGCGCCCCTTTCCCCGGACCCGGACGGTCCCCTCCTCCAGCGAAACGTCCATTCTCCGGAGCGAGACGAGCTCCCCGACGCGCAGCCCCGAGGAATAGAGAAGCTCGAGAATCGCGACGTCGCGCTTCCCGGCTTCCCCCCCCGCAGG
The sequence above is a segment of the Candidatus Deferrimicrobiaceae bacterium genome. Coding sequences within it:
- the hslV gene encoding ATP-dependent protease subunit HslV, encoding MNESRGTTIIAVSRGGRVAMAGDGQVTVGNTVLKHTARKIRRLHHDRIVAGFAGATADAFTLFEKFEGKLVEFRGNLRRSAVELAKDWRTDRILRRLDALMVVTDGRDLMLLSGSGDVVEPDDGVIGVGSGGSFAMAAARAMLLHTDKPAVDIARESLRIASEICIFTNANIVVEEVEAP
- a CDS encoding tyrosine recombinase XerC; translated protein: MDSAIEQFSRFLLSERNASPETVRAYLREVSDLRNFLSESERGIFALDGPAWWKSVAVADLRRYLAARFPGRKGSTMARKIAALRSFFSFLFTMGEVPENPASGIAAPRRSMRLPEFLPVDEMMDLLRSLPAGGEAGKRDVAILELLYSSGLRVGELVSLRRMDVSLEEGTVRVRGKGRKVRVVPVGEKARKALLGYLAGTGRAGRRGEEADWRGALFRNLRGGALSARSVARILEKALERAGLGRHLSPHGIRHSFATHLLESGADLRAIQEMLGHASLSTTQRYARVNVSHLVRAYEEAHPRAAKPASSRKAAPPGRGRDRS